In one Candidatus Atribacteria bacterium ADurb.Bin276 genomic region, the following are encoded:
- the sugA_16 gene encoding Trehalose transport system permease protein SugA: protein MLGHMRQWANRNIGGLFLAPSFLIIILICAFPLIYSIYMSFFSWELASPLPKRFIGVENYLNIFQDSRFWFSLLRSIYIVGIGAILQMVLGFSLGILLNREFKGRNILTSFFLIPVVISPVVIAFMWKMIYSEQYGPLNYILNVVFYLKSVPWLSNTSVALLSIVIANSWEWFPLILLVTMGGLQNIPDDYIHAAQIDGASGWQITRWIIIPLLAPVLLTITLIRVIEDFKLFDLIYVLTHGGPGMSTETLNYLTYLKGFKFFSFGYSSALSILQMIVVIGIAAILVKKILIKD from the coding sequence ATGTTAGGCCACATGAGACAATGGGCGAACCGCAATATTGGCGGGTTGTTTCTGGCTCCAAGTTTTTTAATTATTATTCTTATTTGCGCCTTTCCGCTCATATACAGCATTTACATGAGTTTTTTTTCTTGGGAATTAGCTTCACCGCTTCCCAAAAGGTTTATCGGAGTCGAGAATTATCTCAATATCTTTCAAGACAGTCGTTTTTGGTTCTCGCTGCTTCGCAGTATCTATATCGTTGGCATTGGAGCCATCCTCCAAATGGTTTTAGGATTTTCTTTGGGAATTCTGCTCAATCGTGAATTCAAGGGGAGAAACATTCTTACCAGTTTTTTTCTGATACCGGTCGTTATATCACCGGTTGTGATTGCTTTTATGTGGAAGATGATTTATAGCGAGCAATATGGACCACTCAATTATATATTAAATGTTGTATTTTATTTGAAATCGGTACCCTGGCTTTCCAATACCTCTGTCGCTCTTCTATCAATAGTAATTGCCAACTCCTGGGAATGGTTCCCGCTGATACTCTTGGTCACCATGGGAGGGTTACAAAATATTCCTGATGACTATATTCATGCCGCTCAAATTGATGGCGCCTCGGGTTGGCAAATAACCCGCTGGATCATTATTCCCCTCCTGGCGCCGGTATTGTTGACCATTACCTTGATACGGGTTATTGAAGACTTTAAATTGTTCGATCTCATTTATGTATTGACCCATGGAGGACCGGGGATGTCAACCGAAACTTTAAATTATTTAACCTATTTGAAGGGATTTAAATTTTTCAGTTTTGGATACTCGTCAGCGCTTTCAATTTTACAAATGATAGTGGTTATTGGGATTGCCGCTATATTGGTGAAAAAAATCCTAATCAAAGACTGA
- a CDS encoding putative ABC transporter-binding protein precursor, translating to MLRWRIFSLFLVCFVFTVMVSGAAWNQVRVTLNIACDGGANIAPFEWLKDQIEAELPVNIVLHSLPFEEVYSKLKTEFVAETGAYDIVVFFPKMLGDFVINDYLLPLDGFNEKLSVKTDDIVLPVLEFYCKANNKLYALPYDGDVLAMWYRKDLFENPEEQAAFQEKYGYELQPPETWDQWLDIAEFFTRKKGENLAGEVLEEDFYGCATYGQRDFMYAWWFNRYASMGGSYFDQNLNPMINTPEAIQALENWVASLQYSPPEVLTYGFDELQAAFISGRCAMEINWTDVGRVGSNPTVSQVVGKIGVGLVPGFQLPDGNILHRPVLAAGRVMSITKTCKAPELAFEILRLMALDASLAYVSSSYAGMDPFRISHFETPEAFGMFSSYEEAKEYLDGVRLNIELGYPELTMQGSAQYMDILSLALSQALAKQKTPQEALDWAASEWNKITDSLGRDIQKQYYQSLIQSWKENGYWFD from the coding sequence ATGCTACGTTGGCGGATATTCTCGCTATTTTTAGTTTGTTTTGTTTTTACTGTAATGGTTTCAGGTGCTGCCTGGAACCAAGTTCGGGTAACATTAAACATCGCGTGTGATGGGGGAGCAAATATTGCTCCATTTGAGTGGCTTAAGGATCAGATTGAAGCTGAACTACCAGTCAATATTGTTTTACACTCACTTCCATTTGAAGAAGTATATAGCAAACTTAAAACCGAATTTGTTGCAGAAACCGGTGCCTATGATATTGTAGTCTTTTTCCCAAAAATGCTGGGGGATTTTGTCATCAATGACTATCTATTACCACTTGATGGTTTCAACGAGAAACTTTCCGTAAAAACCGATGATATAGTCCTGCCAGTTCTCGAGTTTTATTGTAAAGCCAATAATAAACTCTATGCACTTCCCTATGATGGAGATGTGTTGGCAATGTGGTATCGGAAGGATTTGTTTGAAAATCCAGAAGAACAAGCCGCCTTCCAGGAAAAATATGGGTATGAGCTCCAGCCCCCAGAAACCTGGGATCAATGGTTAGATATTGCCGAGTTTTTTACTCGAAAAAAAGGTGAAAATTTGGCCGGTGAAGTTCTCGAAGAAGATTTTTATGGATGTGCCACCTATGGTCAGCGAGACTTCATGTATGCTTGGTGGTTTAACCGGTATGCCAGTATGGGTGGTTCCTACTTTGATCAAAACCTCAATCCAATGATCAATACCCCGGAAGCAATACAGGCATTGGAAAATTGGGTAGCTTCACTTCAATATTCTCCTCCGGAAGTTCTCACTTATGGCTTTGACGAGCTCCAAGCTGCCTTTATTTCAGGGCGATGTGCTATGGAAATAAACTGGACTGATGTTGGAAGAGTAGGTTCGAATCCGACAGTTTCTCAAGTTGTCGGCAAGATCGGAGTGGGATTGGTTCCTGGTTTCCAGTTGCCGGATGGTAATATTCTTCACCGTCCAGTTTTAGCTGCTGGACGAGTCATGTCGATTACCAAAACCTGTAAAGCACCAGAACTCGCATTCGAAATCCTTCGCTTGATGGCACTCGATGCCAGCCTTGCTTATGTATCAAGTAGCTATGCCGGAATGGATCCTTTCCGAATTTCTCATTTTGAGACTCCAGAAGCATTTGGAATGTTTTCCTCTTATGAAGAAGCTAAAGAATACCTTGATGGAGTAAGATTGAATATTGAGCTGGGTTACCCCGAACTTACTATGCAGGGATCGGCTCAATATATGGATATTCTAAGTCTTGCCCTCAGCCAGGCTTTAGCGAAACAAAAAACTCCGCAGGAAGCCCTCGATTGGGCAGCCAGCGAGTGGAATAAAATAACTGATAGTTTAGGTAGGGATATACAGAAACAATATTATCAATCATTGATCCAGAGCTGGAAAGAAAATGGCTATTGGTTTGATTAG
- the sugB_22 gene encoding Trehalose transport system permease protein SugB: MKTLKAKKKKINTFVAFLLIGIFLLVTLFPFFWMISTSFKIKGEFFTRPPIFIPDRFNFDAYRAALRSGGQKALIDSFIIAFISMCIALMLGTMGAYGLRELLKKGKNYGFWMLIIEMMPPIAVVLPLFILFKYVHLLDTYPALILGNTVFVLPFAIWLLLGFLEDIPIPIEEAALIDGCSKFQVFSHIILPLLRSGLIPVAFFSFILPWNEFLMALVFSRTKVTPLTVVIPSLVMSDTVAWEQVAGLSVMAIIPPVIVAMVFQRYIIRGLTFGAVKG; encoded by the coding sequence ATGAAAACATTAAAAGCCAAGAAAAAAAAGATCAACACCTTTGTGGCATTTTTATTAATAGGGATTTTTTTGTTGGTGACTCTTTTTCCCTTTTTTTGGATGATTTCGACATCTTTTAAAATAAAAGGGGAATTTTTCACTCGTCCTCCCATATTCATTCCAGATCGATTCAATTTTGATGCTTATCGAGCCGCACTCCGATCGGGAGGTCAGAAAGCCTTAATTGACAGTTTTATTATTGCATTTATTTCAATGTGTATTGCGCTGATGCTGGGTACGATGGGTGCCTATGGATTAAGGGAGTTGTTAAAAAAGGGGAAGAACTACGGATTTTGGATGCTGATCATTGAAATGATGCCTCCTATAGCGGTGGTTTTACCATTGTTTATTCTTTTTAAATACGTCCATTTGCTTGATACCTACCCGGCACTTATTTTAGGGAATACGGTTTTTGTTCTACCATTTGCTATCTGGCTTCTGTTAGGATTTTTGGAGGACATACCAATACCCATCGAAGAAGCGGCACTTATCGATGGATGTTCCAAGTTCCAGGTGTTTTCCCACATAATACTTCCTTTGTTGCGATCGGGATTAATTCCAGTAGCATTTTTTTCCTTCATTCTTCCCTGGAATGAATTCCTAATGGCTTTAGTTTTTTCCCGAACCAAGGTAACGCCCCTTACCGTGGTGATTCCTAGCCTTGTCATGTCTGATACAGTTGCTTGGGAACAAGTGGCCGGTTTGAGTGTCATGGCAATTATTCCACCAGTCATCGTGGCTATGGTTTTCCAGCGCTATATTATTCGAGGATTAACGTTCGGAGCAGTGAAGGGATGA